In Macadamia integrifolia cultivar HAES 741 chromosome 1, SCU_Mint_v3, whole genome shotgun sequence, a single window of DNA contains:
- the LOC122068701 gene encoding uncharacterized protein LOC122068701, whose translation MAVHHMDVEAVDNQALEREGSMEERRKQKGKNMASHEQTFRKSDRLALQKKCWWQQRPFALSVVHANCFRATRRDLWTNLAMSAPSQGTPWLVLGDFNATFQAHEKRGPGSFNLGSVAEFGAMVDGCSLIQIPSQGRKFTWTNNWRRGNVVAVLDRSFCTDDWFTVFKDCHQRKIKRLKEDIREWARGAFPNVNLEVHEALKGLEEIQMEIEEKGMDDQLFDEEAEAKSRHLKAMEGYEKLWVEKARSRWRLQGDRSSKFFHISEKIRRMKNTIISLKVGADQSSPTTDHLDILDCIAQVLEEANRWRLDKMPSNDEIKGLIWELDPESAPGLDGFPGMLHKVCWEIIYVDVCNAVRGFFNRGIIPYGINTIRLLGMLPRLISEEQGAFQKGKIIHSNISLASELSDFLFSTSRGGEMGLKIDIQKAYDTISWDFMFQVLRKFGFSENWISWVHQLLAFAKVSVLLNGGPIGYFGVERGLRQGDPLSPLLFILAEEVLCRGLHLLVADMKIQPLKGPRGVITPAHSLFADDIFIFANASIRYVKNLKSFLSKYQEFSGQKINLEKSKIFWGDISSQRKQAIVEELGIPLCMFPTRYLGVEIFKGRIKKESVMPIMDRVKDRLSGWKGKLLSLTGRVELGEVDSMKRIVVNWDQCCKPKEEGGLGLRRLRDVNKAMLCKTAWKIKHEDSATSRFMRARFHGKKGTPKKGYGRSSIRPGIKSVWNFISSKERWIVGDGRSINFWNDIWVGEAALEEGVDGADRWTWKGRCIVSFKISNGVYLRRLGVPIQDGSHRETLEVFWCKPFVNWINLNFDGSSLGNPGQVGVGGIFRDQRGRVLSSYKTFLEVIGAFEAKIEG comes from the exons ATGGCAGTTCATCATATGGATGTGGAGGCAGTGGACAATCAAGCTCTGGAGAGGGAGGGAAGCATGGAGgaaagaaggaaacagaaaGGGAAGAACATGGCTTCCCATGAGCAGACTTTTCGTAAGTCTGATCGGTTGGCTCTCCAAAAAAA GTGTTGGTGGCAGCAGAGGCCTTTTGCTTTGTCAGTGGTGCATGCAAACTGTTTCAGGGCTACGAGAAGGGATCTATGGACTAACCTAGCTATGTCTGCTCCGAGCCAAGGCACtccttggttggtccttggcgACTTCAACGCTACCTTTCAAGCTCATGAAAAACGAGGCCCAGGATCCTTTAACCTGGGGTCTGTAGCTGAGTTTGGAGCAATGGTTGATGGGTGCTCCCTTATCCAAATTCCTTCTCAGGGGCGTAAGTTTACCTGGACTAATAACTGGCGTAGGGGGAATGTAGTTGCAGTGCTGGATAGGAGCTTTTGCACAGATGATTGGTTCACAGTTTTTAAGGATTGCCATCAGAGG AAAATTAAAAGGCTCAAGGAAGATATAAGAGAGTGGGCAAGAGGTGCCTTTCCTAATGTTAATTTGGAAGTGCACGAAGCACTTAAGGGGCTTGAAGAGATCCAGATGGAGATTGAGGAGAAAGGCATGGATGATCAATTGTTTGATGAGGAAGCTGAGGCAAAATCGAGGCATTTGAAGGCAATGGAAGGGTACGAGAAGCTTTGGGTTGAGAAGGCTCGATCCAGATGGAGATTACAGGGGGATAGAAGTTCCAAATTTTTTCATATATCAGAAAAAATTAGGAGAATGAAAAATACAATCATAAGCTTGAAGGTGGGCGCTGATCAG AGTTCCCCTACTACGGATCATCTGGACATACTGGATTGCATCGCCCAAGTCTTGGAAGAAGCGAATAGATGGAGGTTGGATAAGATGCCTTCCAATGATGAAATCAAAGGGCTGATCTGGGAGCTTGATCCTGAGAGTGCTCCAGGTCTGGATGGCTTCCCAGGTATGTTGCACAAAGTTTGCTGGGAAATTATTTACGTTGATGTCTGTAATGCTGTTAGAGGTTTTTTCAATAGGGGAATTATTCCATATGGCATTAACA CGATAAGACTTTTAGGGATGCTGCCTCGTTTgatatctgaagagcagggAGCCTTTCAAAAAGGCAAAATCATCCACTCTAATATTTCCTTGGCTTCAGAGCTATCAGATTTTCTGTTTTCTACTTCCAGAGGGGGTGAAATGGGgttgaagattgacatccagAAAGCATACGACACAATCTCTTGGGATTTTATGTTCCAAGTGCTGAGGAAGTTTGGGTTTTCTGAGAACTGGATATCCTGGGTTCATCAGTTGTTGGCCTTTGCAAAAGTGTCAGTACTCCTTAATGGTGGCCCGATTGGGTATTTTGGAGTGGAGAGAGGGCTTAGACAAGGGGATCCCCTATCCCCATTGTTGTTCATCCTTGCAGAGGAGGTGTTATGTAGAGGTCTTCATTTGCTTGTGGCTGACATGAAGATTCAACCGCTCAAAGGCCCTCGTGGGGTGATCACTCCTGCTCATAgtctttttgcagatgatatattcatctttGCAAATGCTTCAATCAGGTATGTTAAAAATTTAAAGAGCTTCCTTAGTAAGTATCAGGAGTTTTCTGGGCAGAAAATCAATCTAGAGAAGAGTAAAATTTTTTGGGGGGATATATCTTCTCAGAGAAAGCAGGCTATAGTGGAGGAGTTAGGGATTCCCCTTTGTATGTTCCCTACAAGGTACTTGggggtggaaattttcaaaggaagaatTAAAAAGGAGTCAGTGATGCCAATCATGGATAGAGTGAAAGATCGGTTATCAGGATGGAAGGGTAAACTATTGTCCCTGActggtagggtggagctg GGCGAGGTAGATTCGATGAAAAGAATTGTGGTCAACTGGGATCAGTGTTGCaaacctaaggaggaaggaggcCTTGGGTTGAGGAGATTAAGAGATGTTAACAAAGCCATGCTATGTAAAACTGCATGGAAAATAAAGCATGAAGACTCGGCGACTAGTAGGTTCATGAGGGCCAGATTTCATGGTAAAAAAGGGACACCTAAGAAAGGGTATGGTAGATCGTCCATAAGGCCTGGTATAAAAAGTGtgtggaattttatttcttcaaaagaaagatggattgtTGGGGATGGAAGATCAATAAATTTCTGGAATGACATTTGGGTGGGTGAGGCAGCTCTGGAAGAAGGTGTGGATGGTGCGGATCGTTGGACCTGGAAGGGAAGGTGCATCGTTTCattcaagatttcaaatggtGTTTACCTGAG ACGCCTTGGTGTTCCTATTCAGGATGGATCTCACAGGGAGACGTTGGAGGTTTTTTGGTGTAAGCCTTTTGTCAACTGGATTAATCTcaattttgatggaagctctTTGGGGAATCCAGGGCAGGTTGGTGTAGGAGGAATATTTAGAGATCAGCGGGGAAGGGTGCTAAGCTCATATAAAACGTTTCTAGAGGTGATTGGTGCCTTTGAAGCAAAAATAGAGGGTTGA
- the LOC122068609 gene encoding probable disease resistance RPP8-like protein 4 yields the protein MAEGAIISFAQRLGVIVLEEYKFIQGVQDQVVSLRDELQWISSFLKDAAMQGNKNERVDIWVSQIRDLAYDAEDVLDVFILKVKRLRRRNIKALIHYPSQLFTLHKLGNKIDRINRRIDRISTYRSKYAIDKLEDKESLGKDVALNERTPPDMVEDGVVGFENQAKVVVQMLLLNQEDSQMHHVVSIVGMPGSGKTTLAHEVFDDVKYQFDSCAWVNVSPKYTLVSPLQSIKSQNPGKEGGMGNLLVVFDDVRKRKDWEALYSDVLKNIKSTKIRILLTSRFGKVTKRANSSLDPYEIRPLEKKDSLELLKRKVFPKQSCFPEQLKDLAEKIVEKCEGLPLAIVVMGGLLSRKQKTAEVWNKILQNSRWQLIHGSTTEWLELPSLSYDNLPNFLKPCFLYFGLFPEDCPVDCEILIQLWIAEGFIEEKGAETMEDVAENYLEELIQRNMIQVACRRFDGSLETCRIHDLFREFAILKGQQDKFLDVLGSKGSANRTMSRRLAIHSTYEAAKVTEIPNSSSLNNPRSIMYFNCSRNVRLEEKFFHKSFKLLRVLDLRGVSPRILPDEIGKLVLLKYLNLHGAKIGRLPSSIRNLRNLLTLDISYTQINGIPWSVWELEELRNFYANLLYSTHQESNSSDAGNDGFSSNVGCNIRDYYHSGDTPKIGRLRNLRTLSTRGDNWICNDFGQLSNLRKLKITEVNMDLYGEALSNSFFQFIFLKELDIDWNKGMLQFPDSLSQHIYLYKLRLSGVMIKLPSDPSFFPPNLAELHLCRTDLKEEDGFS from the exons atggCTGAAGGCGCAATCATATCTTTCGCCCAGAGACTAGGTGTGATAGTACTAGAAGAATACAAATTTATACAAGGGGTGCAAGACCAGGTTGTGTCTCTTCGTGATGAGCTCCAATGGATCAGTTCCTTTCTAAAGGATGCTGCAATGCAAGGCAATAAGAACGAGAGAGTGGACATATGGGTGAGCCAGATCAGAGACCTTGCTTATGATGCTGAGGATGTCCTTGATGTCTTCATCCTCAAGGTAAAGCGGCTACGGCGAAGAAACATAAAAGCACTTATCCATTACCCTAGCCAACTTTTTACTCTTCACAAGTTGGGGAACAAGATTGACCGCATCAACCGAAGGATCGATAGGATTTCAACTTACAGATCAAAGTATGCCATTGATAAGTTAGAGGATAAAGAGTCTTTGGGCAAGGATGTAGCATTGAATGAGAGGACACCCCCTGATATGGTGGAAGATGGCGTTGTTGGCTTCGAAAATCAGGCAAAAGTTGTGGTTCAAATGTTGTTATTGAACCAAGAAGATTCACAAATGCACCACGTTGTTTCAATAGTTGGGATGCCTGGTTCAGGTAAAACCACCCTTGCTCATGAAGTCTTTGATGATGTTAAATATCAATTTGATTCTTGTGCTTGGGTAAACGTCTCCCCAAAGTATACACTAGTTAGTCCTTTGCAAAGCATCAAGAGTCAAAATCCTGGGAAGGAAGGAGGTATGGGGAATTTATTAGTAGTGTTTGATGATGTTAGGAAAAGGAAAGATTGGGAGGCATTATACAGTGATGTCCTAAAAAATATAAAGAGCACAAAAATTAGAATACTTCTTACTTCTCGCTTTGGTAAAGTAACCAAGCGTGCCAACTCATCTTTGGATCCCTATGAGATAAGACCTTTGGAGAAAAAGGATAGTTTGGAGCTCCTGAAAAGGAAGGTTTTCCCCAAGCAAAGTTGTTTCCCTGAACAACTGAAGGATTTAGCTGAGAAAATTGTTGAAAAGTGCGAAGGTTTACCGCTTGCAATTGTTGTAATGGGTGGTCTCTTGTcaagaaaacagaaaacagcTGAAGTGTGGAataaaattctgcagaattcgAGGTGGCAGCTAATTCACGGCTCTACTACTGAATGGTTGGAGCTACCTTCTTTGAGTTATGATAATCTACCTAATTTCTTGAAGCCATGTTTTCTCTATTTTGGCCTATTCCCAGAAGACTGTCCAGTCGATTGTGAAATCTTAATTCAACTATGGATCGCAGAGGGTTTCATAGAAGAGAAAGGAGCAGAAACAATGGAGGATGTTGCTGAGAACTACCTCGAAGAATTAATTCAAAGGAACATGATCCAAGTAGCATGCAGAAGATTTGATGGAAGTCTTGAAACATGTCGCATCCATGATCTCTTTCGAGAGTTTGCAATCTTAAAAGGACAACAAGACAAATTTCTTGATGTCTTGGGGAGTAAAGGTTCAGCAAACCGCACAATGTCACGCCGACTTGCCATTCATTCAACATATGAGGCCGCTAAAGTGACTGAAATCCCGAATAGCTCTTCTTTAAATAATCCCCGTTCGATTATGTACTTCAATTGCTCGAGGAATGTAAGATTAGAAGAGAAGTTTTTCCACAAAAGCTTCAAACTTCTTAGGGTGTTGGATCTACGAGGGGTGTCTCCCAGGATCTTACCTGATGAAATAGGGAAACTTGTCCTCCTCAAGTACTTGAATCTACATGGAGCTAAGATAGGAAGGCTTCCATCATCAATACGCAATCTCCGAAATTTGCTTACTCTAGATATATCTTATACTCAAATCAATGGCATACCTTGGTCAGTATGGGAGTTAGAAGAGCTAAGAAATTTTTATGCTAATCTTTTATACTCCACTCATCAAGAGTCTAATTCATCTGATGCTGGTAATGATGGATTTTCTTCTAATGTTGGCTGCAATATTAGAGACTATTATCATAGTGGTGATACTCCGAAAATCGGGCGACTAAGGAATCTTCGGACACTATCTACAAGAGGCGACAATTGGATTTGTAATGACTTTGGGCAATTGAGCAATCTCAGAAAGCTAAAGATAACTGAAGTGAACATGGACCTTTATGGAGAAGCATTATCTAATTCGTTTTTCCAATTTATATTCCTTAAGGAGTTGGACATCGATTGGAACAAGGGCATGCTACAATTTCCAGATTCACTTTCACAACATATTTACCTCTACAAACTGAGATTATCAGGAGTAATGATAAAGCTACCATCTGATCCTAGTTTTTTTCCACCAAATCTTGCTGAATTGCATTTATGTCGAACTGATCTGAAGGAGGAAG ATGGTTTTTCCTAA